In Cryptomeria japonica chromosome 10, Sugi_1.0, whole genome shotgun sequence, a genomic segment contains:
- the LOC131073355 gene encoding uncharacterized protein LOC131073355 encodes MVDNYGVRNPIFDGTNYAFWSIKMKAYLNALGYDVWQSVVDGYTPPSTPPTDAAGKRKSENNAKAEHALLCSLANSEFTKVMHCKSAKEIWNKLKSIYEGDEKVREANFQSLRMKFESLKMKEDEDIATYFLRVDEIVNAITALGEEVEDTPIVRKLLRTLTMEFDPKISAIEEMKDLKTLTKDELFGILTAYEMRREDKPSQKEVGHYASKCPQNESDSSEEEKKSYSKKKGKKYFKKNYSKHKKSFYSKQSSSSSEESSEDMSSSDGEEILFMAMKVEDDEDEKEEGQDAICDEEDEAKKNEKEIRDQLKRKEEGCNKLELEIVSLKQDLGKLQKFEDSTKKMDRLLKAQRPTLIKSGLGHEEDLTANATKSKTLDDSWKTVENKRRKNDPQKSHPPTNMLKTSHIKKSHVTNNYYPFKGHCFSCYKFGHKAIDCRSHTRNISNFTPKKYNSFSPLMNYDVICYKCHNFGHTARFCRTVFPSLPRKGDVPIKREETSRMTWKKKQQEEKESLFVQIALHAKNKKDRWYVDNGCSRHMTGDKNKFISFEPADEGLVRFGDNTKREIKGKGTLSLDYGKTKTENVLYVKGLKENLLSVSQLCDQGHSVTFLSKGCEIKKNGRIIANAHRTANNLYILNEINEETCNFVQEDENWLWHKKLGDLNFDNLVKISKKEAVRDIPRITKPSNVICKQCQFGKQTRVSFKSKEYLSSKPLELIHTDLCGPTRTKSLQGER; translated from the exons ATGGTAGATAACTATGGAGTTAGAAATCCAATTTTCGATGGgacaaattatgcattttggaGTATCAAGATGAAAGCCTATCTGAACGCACTTGGTTATGATGTTTGGCAATCCGTGGTAGATGGATACACACCTCCATCAACTCCTCCGACCGATGCAGCAGGAAAGAGGAAAAGTGAGAATAATGCCAAAGCAGAACATGCTCTCCTATGCAGCCTGGCTAATTCTGAATTTACAAAAGTCATGCATTGCAAATCAGCAAAAGAGATATGGAACAAACTGAAAAGTATCTATGAAGGGGATGAAAAGGTAAGAGAGGCCAATTTTCAATCacttagaatgaaatttgaaagccttaaaatgaaggaagatgaagaTATCGCCACCTACTTTTTGCGTGTGGATGAAATCGTAAATGCAATCACAGCATTAGGAGAAGAAGTTGAAGACACACCTATCGTTCGaaagttgttgagaacattgacaaTGGAATTTGATCCTAAGATATCAGCAATAGAAGAAATGAAGGATTTGAAAACATTAACAAAAGATGAATTGTTTGGAATCctcacagcctatgaaatgaggagAGAAGACAAACCATCACAAAAGGAG GTTGGGCATTATGCTTCAAAGTGTCCTCAAAATGAAAGTGATAGcagtgaagaggagaagaaaagctattcaaagaagaaaggaaagaaatacTTCAAGAAGAACTACTCAAAACATAAGAAAAGCTTCTACTCTAAGCAAAGTTCTAGTTCATCGGAGGAAAGTTCTGAAGATATGTCCAGCAGTGATGGAGAAGAGATTCTTTTTATGGCAATGAAAGtcgaagatgatgaagatgagaagGAAGAAGGACAAGATGCTATATGTGATGAAGAAgat gaagcaaagaagaatgagaaggaaaTAAGGGATCAGCttaaaagaaaagaagaaggatgcaACAAATTAGAATTAGAAATTGTCTCCTTAAAACAAGACTTGGGGAAACTTCAAAAATTTGAAGACAGCACCAAGAAAATGGATCGACTTCTTAAGGCACAAAGACCTACGCTCATTAAATCAGGTCTAGGACATGAAGAGGATCTAACAGCAAATGCTACGAAGTCAAAAACTTTGGATGATTCATGGAAGACAgtagaaaacaaaagaaggaagaatgatCCTCAAAAATCTCATCCTCCCACAAATATGTTGAAAACATCTCACATAAAGAAATCACATGTAACTAATAATTATTATCCATTCAAAGGACATTGTTTTTCATGctataagtttggtcataaagcaatTGATTGTAGAAGTCATACTAGAAATATTTCTAACTTCACTCCAAAGAAATATAATTCATTTTCTCCTCTAATGAATTATGATGTAATATGTTATAAGTGTCACAATTTTGGACACACAGCCAGATTCTGCCGAACTGTCTTCCCTAGTTTACCAAGAAAGGGAGATGTACCTATCAAAAGGGAGGAAACATCTAGAATGACTTGGAAGAAAAAACaacaagaagagaaagaatccttatTTGTTCAAATAGCTCTTCATGCAAAGAACAAGAAGGATAGATGGTATGTAGACAACGGATGCTCAAGGCACATGACAGGGGACAAAAACAAATTCATCTCTTTTGAACCAGCAGATGAAGGATTAGTAAGGTTTGGTGATAacacaaaaagagaaataaaaggtaAAGGAACACTTAGTTTAGATTATGGAAAGACTAAAACTGAGAATGTGCTATATGTCAAAGGCTTAAAAGAGAATTTATTAAGTGTTAGCCAGCTTTGTGATCAAGGACATAGTGTGACATTTTTGTCTAAGGGATGTGAGATTAAAAAGAATGGAAGAATCATTGCAAATGCCCATAGAACTGcaaataatttatatattctaaatgaaataaatgaagaaacGTGTAATTTTGTTCAAGAGGATGAAAACTGGCTATGGCACAAAAAGCTAGGCGACCTTaactttgacaatcttgtcaagATCAGCAAAAAGGAAGCAGTAAGGGATATCCCTAGAATTACAAAACCATCTAATGTCATTTGCAAACAATGCCAATTTGGGAAACAAACTCGAGTAAGTTTTAAATCCAAAGAATACTTGTCTTCAAAGCCTCTAGAGCTGATACATACAGACTTATGCGGACCAACCAGAACAAAAAGTTTGCAAGGGGAAAG